The genomic region CGACCCTTCCAGACGGCGGCCCCGTGTCATTTACCGTCACCGGAAGGCGTTCGGTCGACATTGGCCGGGACCGCCATCTCGACTGGACATTGCCCGATCCGGCGCGGATGATTTCGGGGAAGCATTGCGAGATCCATTATCGCGACGGCGGCTACTGGTTGCACGACGTCTCGACCAACGGCACCTTTCTCAACGGTGCCGACCAGCGCATGCGGGGAGCGCACCGGCTGCGCAATGGCGATCGGCTCGTCATCGGCCACTATGTCATTGGCGTTTCGCTGGACCTGGATGAGCCTGCCGAGGGCACGCCGAGCCATGGCGCGCAGCAGCAAGCTCCGCTCGCTCGGCAGCACGCCGATTACCAGGAACTGTGGGCTCCCGGTCGCGACGTGCCGCCGCCGATCGACCCGCAGCAGTTGCGAAAACCGCGCGAGGCCGCGCGGCCCGTCAATCCGGAATTCCTGGACTGGGCGGCGAGCGTTCCGCCGGCGGGTATGGATCCTGTCCGGCATTCGCCGCAGATGCCTCAGCGCGAGCCGCCGCTGCACGACGACATGAGCTGGGCAGCCGGTCCGGTCGCCACGCCAAAACCGCCGGTCGACGTGCTGCACGCGATGCCGACGCCGCGCCGACCATCGGTATGGGCCGACGACGAAGCGGCTGTCCCGCCACCGCCGGCTCCCTCACCGGCAGGGCATATGGGAGCGCCGCGGCCGCAACTGGCCGAGCCGACACCGGCCACGGCCGCGCCGATCGGCAACCCCGAATTTGCGCGCCTGGTTGCACGTGCTGCCGGGCTGCCCGACGGTTTCTTTGCCGACAAGACCGAAGCCGAACTCGCGGAACAGCTTGGCGTCATCCTGCGCATGACGGTGGAAAACCTGATGGCCCTGCTGCAGGCGCGGACCCAGGCCAAGCAGCTGACGCGCAGCACCAGCCAAACCACCATCCAGGCCATCGAGAACAATCCGCTGAAATTCTCGCCGACCGCGGAAGACGCGATGCGTATCCTGTTCGGGCCGCCGACGCGCAGTTACCTCGATGCGCCGCATGCCTTCGCCCAGGGCTTCAAGGACCTCAAATCCCACCAATTGAAGACCTATGCGGCAATGCAGCATGCCGTCCGGGGACTGATCGCCAGTATCGATCCGACGCTGATGGCGCGCGAGCTCGAGCTTCAGCGCGGCGCAAGGTCCTTGTTTGGCTCGAACAAGAGCAAGCTCTGGGATGAATTTTTGACGCGCTGGAACGCGCATCTCGGTCGCGACGAAAGCGCGCCGATCGATACCTTCATGCTGCATTTCTCCGAATATTACGACCGCACAGACAAATCGGGGTCAAAGTGAACTGTCGGTGACGATGCAGTCGCCGATCATTGCCAAGTGGATGTAGGAATGTCCTGGTACAGCAAAGTTTTCTGGTCGGAAGGTCTGTTCCTGCGGCCGCATCATCTGCAGCAGAACGATCGCTATCTCGAGCATCTGCTGGAAAAGCGCGTTCGTTACACGACACCGTACCCCTGGGGCTTCGCCCAGCTCGAGATCGACAACGATCTTACTCAGCAGAGCAAGTTCGCCGTGCGCAGTGCGACCGGCGTCATGCCGGACGGAACGCCGTTCGATATTCCTGCCGACAGTCCGATCCCGGAAGCCATCGAAGTGCCGGATTCGGCCGCTGGCCAGATCGTCTGGCTGATGATGCCGGTCGCGGCGCCCAATACGCGGGAGGTGGATGAGGATCGCACCGACAGCGCAAGTCGCTACGTTCGGACTGCCGAGACGTTTATCGATTCAACCTCGGCGCTGCGCATCGAGGAAGAGATCGACATTGTCTATCCGCGGCTCTCGTTCGAGCTGCGCAAGACGAGCAAGCCGGGATACATGGGGCTCGGCATCGCTCGCATCCTCGAAGTGCGCGACAAGAATATCCTGTTCGACGACAAATTTGTGCCGCCGATGCTGGTCTGCGCCGCGCATCCGGTTGTCGATGGCTGGCTCAATCGAATCATCGGCTGGGTTGAGACCAAGCTCGACGAGCTGGCGCGCTACGCAGTCGATCCTTCGTCCGGCGGCGGCTTGCAAAGCGTCGATTATCTGGTGCTGCAGGTGCTGAACCGGACCATTCCGGTGCTGACTCATTTCAAGCGGTCCGGCAGCGTACATCCCGAGCGGTTGTACGAGGAACTGTTGAGGTTTGCCGGTGAGCTTGCGACCTTCGCGACCACCGAACGGCGCGCACGGGACTACCCGGTATATGATCACGACAACCTCGAATACGTCTTCACGCCCCTGGTGCGCGACATCCAGGATTTCCTGAGCGCGCGGTTGGGCAGGCGGGCGATCCGTCTGGAGATCATCGAACGTGCCCAGAACGCATTTGTATCGCCGATCCGCGATCGCGCGCTGTTCCGGAATGCGACGCTGGTGCTTGAGGTCGCCGCGCGGCGGCCGCTCGTGGAGATTCAGAATGAATTCCCGCACCTGTTCAAGGTCGGGCCCAACACGAAAATGACCGAGATTGTGCACGCAAACCTGCCGGGTTTGACCCTGGTGCATCTGCCGACGCCGCCACCGCACATCCGGGCCATCACAGACCACGTCTATTTCTATCTCGATCGCAAGTCGCCGCTGTGGCCCGAGTTCAGCACAGCGGCGTCGATCGGGATGCATTTTTCCGGCGACTGGCCGGAGCTTGAGTTGTACCTTTGGGCCATCCTGGAAGAGCGGCCATGACCGACAGGGACAAGCCGGTTAATCCTTTCGGTCGGGGTGAGCGGACCATCATCCGTCCGAACCCCGGCGGGAAGATGCCGCCGGCTCCGGCCCCTCAACCTCCGGCAGGCGAGGGGCCTGCCAGCCGTCCGGCGTACTCGCCATCGCCCATGGCTACGCCGGGTGGCCCTTCGCCACCGCCTTCATTTTCTCCCGTACCGCAGAGCGCAAGCTACGCCAACCTGCCGACCAGCCAGCCGTCAGAGGAATGGATTTCGACACCGGCGCCGGCTCAGGCGCCGCAACCGATCCTGCCGCCCGGACCACCGTTGCGTGTCGACGATCTGGTTGCACCAAACGCCAATCCGGTGATGCGCGCCGGTGGCCCTTTGCTGCAATTGCTTGGCCGGCTGCGCGTCGCGCTGATGCGGGCGTCATTCGCGAGCCTGATGGAGCAGGTCGCCGACGCCATCAAGTTCTTCGAGAAGGATATCCGCTCGGCCGGCATTTCCGAGCACCAGGCCAATACCGCGAAGTATATCCTGTGCGCTACCGCCGACGATATTGTGCAGCACATACCGACCGACGATCGACACGTTTGGGCCCAATACTCGATGCTCAGCCGGTTCTTCGGCGAGCGCGTGGGCGGCGTACGCTTCTTCGAGATTCTCGACCATTTGAAGACCGATCCGCTCGTCAACTATCCAGTGCTCGAGCTTCAGCACGCCTGCCTTGCGCTCGGATTCCAGGGCATTCACCGGACGTCGCCGGGCGGGCTTGCGAACCTCCAGGTGATCCAGCGCAACCTCTATGAAACGCTGCGCCGGGTTCGGCCCAAGCCGACCAACGATTTGTCGCCGCACTGGCGCGGCCAGGCCTTGGCCGGTCGGCGGAAGCACTTGCGTATCCCCGTTTGGCTGGTGGCGGCCGTGGTCGCCGCGCTGCTGACCGGATCCTATTTCGTTCTGCGGACGTTGCTGGCTGGCCGTGCAGAGAATGCTGCGCAAGTTGCGCTGGCACTGCATCCCGGCGATCCGATCGAGCTCAAGCGCCGCGTCGTTGCGCCGCCGCCACCACCGCCTCCGCCGCCACCCCCGGACCGCATCACGCAGCTGCAGCGCATTCGCAACGCACTTGCACAGGAGAAGACGGCCTGCGCCATGACCGCGGATCAGACGGCGAGCTTCATCGTGATCAGGGTCTGCGATCTCGCATTGTTTGCCTCGGGCCAGGCAACCATCCTGGATGGTTTCAAGCCGATCGCGGCCCGCGTTGCGGCGACGCTCGACAAGGAGCCGGGCCGAATCCGGGTGGTTGGCCATACCGACAGCTCGCCGATCCGCACCGTGCGTTTCCCCTCGAACTTCGAACTGTCGGTCGAGCGCGCCAAGGCGGTTGCCGCCGCGCTGAAGCCCAGCCTGGCCGATGGTTCGCGCATCGATGTCGACGGCAAGGGATCTGATTCACCGATTGCCAGCAATTCGACGCCCGAGGGGCGTGCCAAGAACCGTCGGGTCGAAATCTTCATCGAACGCAGCGAATAGGCGGACGCCAGAAGCTCACGCGATAAGCGACAGGTACCGGTCAATATGCTCGCCAAGGACATTCTACGCATCGTTCTCTATGGAGTCGGGTTCAGCTCGCTTGGGGCGGTGATCTACCTTGCCGGTCCCTTCGTTGCTTTCGGCGACTGGCATCCGTTGGAAAATCACATCGTTCGCCAGATCGCGATCCTGCTGCTCGGCGCCGCGGCCGCAGGCATCACCGGCCTTCATTTCTTCAAGCGACGCAAGAATGCCAAAGAGATCGCCGACGGCGTCAGCGGTGCGGACCAGGCTGTCAGCGACGAGCCGGTGCTCAAGGAGCGCATGAAGGATGCGCTCGCGACACTCAAGACCGCGAGCGGCAACAAGTCCGGTTATCTCTACGATCTGCCCTGGTACGTCATCATCGGCCCGCCCGGTGCGGGAAAGACCACCGCGCTGGTCAATTCGGGGCTCAAGTTTCCGCTCGCGCGCGGGGCGACGCCGGCGGCGATCGCCGGGGTCGGCGGGACTCGCTACTGTGATTGGTGGTTTACCGAGGAGGCGGTGCTGATCGATACCGCCGGTCGCTACACAACCCAGGATTCAAACAGCAAGGCCGACAAGGAAAGCTGGCTGTCCTTTCTGGACATCCTGAAAAAGAATCGGTCGCGCCAGCCGATCAACGGCGTTCTCGTCGCGATCAGTCTGGAGGACGTGCTGACGCTGCCGAAGCAGGAACTCGCGCTTCATGCCGATGCCATCAGGATGCGGCTCCTCGAGCTGCATCAAAGGCTGAAAGTGAGCTTCCCGGTCTACGCGCTGTTCACCAAGGCCGATCTGGTTGCCGGTTTCACCGAATATTTTGCCTATCTTAGCGAGGCCGGCCGGCGCCAGGTCTGGGGCGCCACGTTCCAGACCGCCGACAAGACCCAGAATCTGGTGGGACAGGTCCCGGTCGAGTTCGATCGCCTGCTGGAACGTCTGAGCGAGGAAACGCTCGATCGTCTGCAGGACGAGCCGACGCCGCAGCACCGGGTGCAGTTGTTCGGCTTTCCGGCGCAGATGGCGCGGCTCAAGCCGCAAATCCACGATTTCCTCAACCAGATTTTCGAGCCGACGCGGTATCACGTGAACGCCAATCTGCGTGGGTTCTATTTCACGTCGGGCACCCAGCAGGGTACGCCGATCGATCAATTGATCGGATCGTTGGCGCGCACGTTCGGCGCGGAGGAGGTCGGCGCCGGATCGTACTCCGGAACCGGCAAGAGCTATTTCCTCGCCGATTTGATTTCGAAGGTCATCATCGGCGAGGCCGACTGGGTCTCGACCGATCGTGCTGCGGTTCGCCGCGCTCTGATCCTCAAGACCGCGGCGCTGTCGGTGATCGGTTTGGTGGCGATCGGGCTGATCGGTGCGTGGCTGACCAGCTACAAGCGCAACTCCGAGCTGATTGAGCAGAGCCTGCAGGCGGACAACGAGTATGCGGCCGCCGGCGCGCCGCTCATCAAGCAAACGCTGATTGCCGATCACGATCTCGACAAGGTGCTGCCGCTGCTCTATCGGCTGCGGAATGCCCCGGCCGGCTATGCCTCGCGGAATGAGCCGGTAGCACTTTCGGCGCGCTACGGGCTCAGTCAGCACGCGCGCCTGTTGTCGCCCGCGAAGGCGGCCTATCACACCGCGCTTGAGCGCATGTTCAGGCCTCGCTTGCTGTACCGCCTGGAAGAGCAGCTCAATGCGCGCATCAACGAGCCTGCCTTCGTCTATGAGGCGCTGAAGGTCTACCTGATGCTCGGCGGCCTGCAATCCCCGGACCGCGAGCTCATCCGTTCCTGGATGCAGCGCGACTGGGCGGACAACCTCTATCCCGGCGCGACCAACGCGGAAGGGCGGCGTCTGCTCGATGAAAATCTCGTCGCCATGTTCGACCTCGAAACCGAACAGCCGCCGCTGGTCGAGCTTGACGGCCGGCTGATCAAGCAGGCCCAGAATTCATTGGCGCGCCTCAGCGTGTCGCAACGCGCCTACGAGTTCCTGAAGTCGGAGGCTCGTGGATCGACCGCCGGCGACTGGATCGCCAGCCGCCGAGGCGGTCCGGACGTGGCAGTTGTCTTCGAAACCACAAATGGGCAGCCCTTGGACAATGTGCGGGTGCCCGAGTTCTTCACCTACAACGGCTTCAATCAGAAGTTCATCGCTCGACTGCCCGGATTGTCGGAGCGCATGAAGCGCGAGCGCTGGGTCTTGGGTGACGCCGGCCAGCAGTCGGCAATCGACCAGCAGTATGACAACCTGGCTGGCGATCTGCTCAGCATCTACTCCAATGAGTTCGTGACGACGTGGCGGACTGCGCTCGGCAGTCTGCGTCTGAAGAAATTGCTCGCGGACAAGCCGAAATACGAAGTGCTGAGAGCGCTCTCGGCACCGACCTCGCCGATGCGGCAAATCCTGGAGTCGGTGCGCGATGAGACGATGCTGACCAAGGAACGCCCGAAGCCGGCGAGCGCCGGCACGCCAGCCGCGCCGCCCGCGGTGACCACGCCAGCGCTGTTCAACAATGCCCAGGATGGTACGCCTGGCGCGGCGATCGAGTCGCAGTTCAAACCCTACCATGCAGTCCTTGAAGGGGAGAGCACCCGCCGGCCGATCGACTCGACGATCGCAAACCTGAACGACATCGCGCAGAATCTGACGCTGATGGTCGAGAATCCGCAACTGACGGCGCAAGCAACGGCGGGGCTTCAGACCCAGGTTGCAGCGCTGCGCAACAATGCCTCGCGTATGCCGCCACCATTTTCCGATATGCTGCGGGCGGCGGCCGCGGAGTTCGAAGGCAGCATCGCCGCCTCCACGGCCGGTCAGATCCTGCAGTCGTTGCGCGATCAGGTCACGCCGGTCTGTCAGCAGACGGTGACCAACCGCTATCCGTTCGTGCGGGGCAGTGGTCAGGAAGTCCCCCTTGCGGATTTCGCCAAGCTGTTCAGCCCGAACGGCATCATGGACAAGTTCTTCACTCAATTCCTGGCGCCTTATGCGGATACGTCGCGGTCCGAATGGGTCTGGCGGAAGGAGAGCCCCGTCGGCCGATCGTTCTCGCCCGACACATTGAAGCAGTTCCAGAACGCCGCCTATATCCGCGATGCCTTCTTCCAAACTGGCGGTGGTGTGCCGGCGGTGTCCTTTGCAATTCGGCCGCCGGCTGCGGCCGGACCGGGCATCACAGTCAAGACCGAGATCGGCGGCACGACGATCACGAGTCCAACCACACCAGGACCAGCCCCAACTCCCTCCATGTTTGGTGCGCCGCAAGCCGCTCCTCCGCCGCCGCCGCAGAGTAATTCACCGACAACGGTGCTCTGGCCCGGTCCGTCGCCGCGGACGGCAATTTCGGTCAGTAACGAGACCGGCTCGCCATCCGTGCTCGAGCGCATCGGCCCCTGGTCATTGTTCCGAATGCTGGAGGCCGGCTCGCTGGTCGCCAAGGCGGAATCCGCCAGCGCAACTTTCATTGTTGCCGGACGTGAGCTCAACTATCAGATTTCGACCGGATCGTTGCGCAATCCACTCAACCTGTCAGTGCTCCGCGAGTTTCGTTGCCCGACCGGAATATGACCATGCGATGCGGCTTATTCGGCAAGATCGGCGCGAAGCGTGATTTCATCGCGATCGCGACGCCGCGTAACTTCCTGGAAGTCTGGGAGCCGTGGGTGCAAGCTGCCATCTCCGCGAGCCGCCATCAACTCGGCGCCGGCTGGCAGGAAGCATTCCTGACTGCGCCGATTTGGCGATTCTGGCTTGGCGCCGCGATCTGCGGCACCACCGTCGCAGGAGCGATCATGCCCTCGCTTGACGGTGTGGGGCGATACTATCCGTTGACGCTGCATGCGGTGCCGGATGGTGACGCCGCGCTGCCGCCGCCGCACATCGACCCGCAGGACGAGTGGTATGGGCAAGTGGAGACGTTTCTGCTCTCGACCCTGGACCGGGCTGCGACGTTCGAGCAGATCTCCGATGCACTGGATCGTCTCGCGCTTCCGCGTCTGCGGACGCCGGGGACTGATGGACCGCCGGTCGTGCCGCTGGGCGACGCGACGCTGGGAATGGTTTCGACGGTCGATGGGTTTGCCGAGTCGTTCGGCACGCTCTGCGGCGCCAACCCTCAAGTCTATGCCGCGGCTAGCTTCTGGTGGACCGCCGGAGGCGAAGGGTTCTCGCCGATCGCACTTTGTTGCCGCGGATTGCCGGATCCGTTTCGCTATTCCACGTTGCTGACCGGCGACGTTGGCCGCGAAGTATCCGGGACGGGATGACGCGCGATGGCACACGTCCCCTCCTTGTTCGATGTCGGTAGCGTCACTCACGCCGGACGGGTGCGGGCCCGGAATGAGGATTCATACCTGGTAAGAACCGACGTCGGCCTGTGGGCCGTCGCCGACGGTATGGGCGGCCACGAGGCGGGCGATCTTGCCAGCCGCATCGTGGTGGAGTCGCTTGATGCGATCGGCGCGCCGGACTCCGCGGCGGACCTGTTGGCGCAATGCGAGGCGCGTCTGTTCAGCGCCAACCAGCAGATCCTGGCACTCAGCCATGAAAGGCAGGGTGCCATTGTCGGGACCACAACGGCAGTCCTGCTGGTACGCGACGGCCATTATGCCTGCATCTGGGCGGGTGACAGCCGGGTGTACCTGATCAACCGCCACGGCATCACACAGGTGTCGCACGATCATAGCGAGTTGGAGGAACTGATCGCCGATGGCGCGCTATCGCGCGAAGAGGTCCAGGACTGGCCGAGCAATGCCATCACCCGGGCTGTTGGTGTCGTCGCCGATCCCGAGCTCGAGGTGGTGACCGGTCCGGCCGAGCCGGAAGACATCTTCGTGATTTGCAGCGACGGCTTGACCCGACACGTGCGGGACGACGAGATCGAGCAGCACGCGGCCACTCGCCTTGCCCAGACAGCCTGCGACGACATGCTCGCGCTCGCGCTTGATCGCGGCGGGCTCGACAACGTCACGATCGTGATCGTGCGGTTGCTCGCGCCACGATCCTCGGAGCCCACGAGGACGCCGCTCGATCCGGAGCCGCGACCATGAGCGCGAACGATCCGTTTCGGTCATCCTACCGCGGTGTGCCGGCCGGCACCCGGCTCAACGGCATCTACGAGATCGAGGCGATGATCGGGGCAGGCGGCATGGGGGAGGTCTATCGATGCCGCGAGATCCAGACCGGATCGCCCGTTGCGGTCAAGATGCTGCTTCCCGACATGGTCGACAACGAGGCGGCGCTTGTGCTGTTCCGGCGGGAGGCAGCCGCACTTCACAATCTTCCGCACGAAGCAATCGTTCGCTACTTCCTGTTCACGGTCGAACCCGCACTGCAGCGCCCGTATCTGGCGATGGAGTTTGTCAACGGGCGCTCGCTGTCGAACATGCTCGACGATGGGCCGCTGACCTTCGAGGCGCTGATCAAATTGATGCGGCGGGTCGCATCGGGCCTTCAGGCCGCTCACGAGCACGGCATTATCCATCGCGATGTCTCCCCCGACAACATTATCGTGCCGCTCGACGATGTAAGGCGGGCGAAGATCATCGACTTTGGGATCGCCCGGTCAACGCAGATGGGCGACAAGACCATCATCGGTTCCGGCTTCGCCGGCAAGGACAATTACGCGTCGCCGGAACAGGTCGGCCTGTACGGCAACGATGTCACCGCGAAATCCGACGTCTACAGCTTTGGTCTCGTGCTGTTC from Bradyrhizobium elkanii USDA 76 harbors:
- the tssL gene encoding type VI secretion system protein TssL, long form; protein product: MRVDDLVAPNANPVMRAGGPLLQLLGRLRVALMRASFASLMEQVADAIKFFEKDIRSAGISEHQANTAKYILCATADDIVQHIPTDDRHVWAQYSMLSRFFGERVGGVRFFEILDHLKTDPLVNYPVLELQHACLALGFQGIHRTSPGGLANLQVIQRNLYETLRRVRPKPTNDLSPHWRGQALAGRRKHLRIPVWLVAAVVAALLTGSYFVLRTLLAGRAENAAQVALALHPGDPIELKRRVVAPPPPPPPPPPPDRITQLQRIRNALAQEKTACAMTADQTASFIVIRVCDLALFASGQATILDGFKPIAARVAATLDKEPGRIRVVGHTDSSPIRTVRFPSNFELSVERAKAVAAALKPSLADGSRIDVDGKGSDSPIASNSTPEGRAKNRRVEIFIERSE
- the tssK gene encoding type VI secretion system baseplate subunit TssK; protein product: MSWYSKVFWSEGLFLRPHHLQQNDRYLEHLLEKRVRYTTPYPWGFAQLEIDNDLTQQSKFAVRSATGVMPDGTPFDIPADSPIPEAIEVPDSAAGQIVWLMMPVAAPNTREVDEDRTDSASRYVRTAETFIDSTSALRIEEEIDIVYPRLSFELRKTSKPGYMGLGIARILEVRDKNILFDDKFVPPMLVCAAHPVVDGWLNRIIGWVETKLDELARYAVDPSSGGGLQSVDYLVLQVLNRTIPVLTHFKRSGSVHPERLYEELLRFAGELATFATTERRARDYPVYDHDNLEYVFTPLVRDIQDFLSARLGRRAIRLEIIERAQNAFVSPIRDRALFRNATLVLEVAARRPLVEIQNEFPHLFKVGPNTKMTEIVHANLPGLTLVHLPTPPPHIRAITDHVYFYLDRKSPLWPEFSTAASIGMHFSGDWPELELYLWAILEERP
- the tssM gene encoding type VI secretion system membrane subunit TssM translates to MLAKDILRIVLYGVGFSSLGAVIYLAGPFVAFGDWHPLENHIVRQIAILLLGAAAAGITGLHFFKRRKNAKEIADGVSGADQAVSDEPVLKERMKDALATLKTASGNKSGYLYDLPWYVIIGPPGAGKTTALVNSGLKFPLARGATPAAIAGVGGTRYCDWWFTEEAVLIDTAGRYTTQDSNSKADKESWLSFLDILKKNRSRQPINGVLVAISLEDVLTLPKQELALHADAIRMRLLELHQRLKVSFPVYALFTKADLVAGFTEYFAYLSEAGRRQVWGATFQTADKTQNLVGQVPVEFDRLLERLSEETLDRLQDEPTPQHRVQLFGFPAQMARLKPQIHDFLNQIFEPTRYHVNANLRGFYFTSGTQQGTPIDQLIGSLARTFGAEEVGAGSYSGTGKSYFLADLISKVIIGEADWVSTDRAAVRRALILKTAALSVIGLVAIGLIGAWLTSYKRNSELIEQSLQADNEYAAAGAPLIKQTLIADHDLDKVLPLLYRLRNAPAGYASRNEPVALSARYGLSQHARLLSPAKAAYHTALERMFRPRLLYRLEEQLNARINEPAFVYEALKVYLMLGGLQSPDRELIRSWMQRDWADNLYPGATNAEGRRLLDENLVAMFDLETEQPPLVELDGRLIKQAQNSLARLSVSQRAYEFLKSEARGSTAGDWIASRRGGPDVAVVFETTNGQPLDNVRVPEFFTYNGFNQKFIARLPGLSERMKRERWVLGDAGQQSAIDQQYDNLAGDLLSIYSNEFVTTWRTALGSLRLKKLLADKPKYEVLRALSAPTSPMRQILESVRDETMLTKERPKPASAGTPAAPPAVTTPALFNNAQDGTPGAAIESQFKPYHAVLEGESTRRPIDSTIANLNDIAQNLTLMVENPQLTAQATAGLQTQVAALRNNASRMPPPFSDMLRAAAAEFEGSIAASTAGQILQSLRDQVTPVCQQTVTNRYPFVRGSGQEVPLADFAKLFSPNGIMDKFFTQFLAPYADTSRSEWVWRKESPVGRSFSPDTLKQFQNAAYIRDAFFQTGGGVPAVSFAIRPPAAAGPGITVKTEIGGTTITSPTTPGPAPTPSMFGAPQAAPPPPPQSNSPTTVLWPGPSPRTAISVSNETGSPSVLERIGPWSLFRMLEAGSLVAKAESASATFIVAGRELNYQISTGSLRNPLNLSVLREFRCPTGI
- a CDS encoding PP2C family protein-serine/threonine phosphatase, with translation MAHVPSLFDVGSVTHAGRVRARNEDSYLVRTDVGLWAVADGMGGHEAGDLASRIVVESLDAIGAPDSAADLLAQCEARLFSANQQILALSHERQGAIVGTTTAVLLVRDGHYACIWAGDSRVYLINRHGITQVSHDHSELEELIADGALSREEVQDWPSNAITRAVGVVADPELEVVTGPAEPEDIFVICSDGLTRHVRDDEIEQHAATRLAQTACDDMLALALDRGGLDNVTIVIVRLLAPRSSEPTRTPLDPEPRP
- the tagH gene encoding type VI secretion system-associated FHA domain protein TagH — protein: MVLRFNIENEPTLPDGGPVSFTVTGRRSVDIGRDRHLDWTLPDPARMISGKHCEIHYRDGGYWLHDVSTNGTFLNGADQRMRGAHRLRNGDRLVIGHYVIGVSLDLDEPAEGTPSHGAQQQAPLARQHADYQELWAPGRDVPPPIDPQQLRKPREAARPVNPEFLDWAASVPPAGMDPVRHSPQMPQREPPLHDDMSWAAGPVATPKPPVDVLHAMPTPRRPSVWADDEAAVPPPPAPSPAGHMGAPRPQLAEPTPATAAPIGNPEFARLVARAAGLPDGFFADKTEAELAEQLGVILRMTVENLMALLQARTQAKQLTRSTSQTTIQAIENNPLKFSPTAEDAMRILFGPPTRSYLDAPHAFAQGFKDLKSHQLKTYAAMQHAVRGLIASIDPTLMARELELQRGARSLFGSNKSKLWDEFLTRWNAHLGRDESAPIDTFMLHFSEYYDRTDKSGSK
- the tagF gene encoding type VI secretion system-associated protein TagF; translated protein: MTMRCGLFGKIGAKRDFIAIATPRNFLEVWEPWVQAAISASRHQLGAGWQEAFLTAPIWRFWLGAAICGTTVAGAIMPSLDGVGRYYPLTLHAVPDGDAALPPPHIDPQDEWYGQVETFLLSTLDRAATFEQISDALDRLALPRLRTPGTDGPPVVPLGDATLGMVSTVDGFAESFGTLCGANPQVYAAASFWWTAGGEGFSPIALCCRGLPDPFRYSTLLTGDVGREVSGTG